The Thalassophryne amazonica chromosome 8, fThaAma1.1, whole genome shotgun sequence genome includes a window with the following:
- the skor1b gene encoding SKI family transcriptional corepressor 1 homolog-B, translating into MDSIPAGRDSSSSPSSKQELSFPGTNALKPNQVGETVLYGIPIVSLVIDGQERLCLAQISNTLLKNYSYNEIHNRRVALGITCVQCTPVQLEILRRAGAMPISSRRCGMITKREAERLCKSFLGAHSPPKLPENFAFDVSHECAWGSRGSFIPARYNSSRAKCIKCSYCNMYFSPNKFIFHSHRTPESKYTQPDAANFNSWRRHLKLTDKSSATEILHAWEDVKAMFNGGSRKRTLPGSGSPPVKSHGSNVRRDSPEIPPKILNCEDSRGGMASTRSYPVIPVPSKSFGMLQKIPPPLFPHPYGFPAFGLCQKKEDGLMGEQSKGLPGVLWPAAKDTTYHSFPMFWPAAGALPMPPYPPAQHKPPPDLLCPPRQTDKDISENSDRSTNTSKDSLVDNDRCSSTQSTRNEDDKSGDEARPQDAVTLTTRKVSYVSAFRPVIKDADCIAKLYGNRSAYTGYLSPDFLSESSSYRSVSPCVDSEGEPDVDVETNKTAEDEDSRPLSSVCPRTPPGLAHSVSQNESDSKCALGSGVQVESLKASSHVAQSSERLTDTQIPATFTEVYTSERAELQQRNSPYQFRPANYHTGLLPTHDEGASKEEPSSTVEEIETKCFTEQSSEDNQREPGKDKAASALPSQRDLENLAKEELQKQLLEQVELRKKLEREFQHLKDNFQDQMKRELSYREEMVQQLHIVREAHDALHHFSCKMLTPRHCTGSCSFKSPLLPP; encoded by the exons ATGGACTCCATACCTGCGGGCAGAGACTCCAGCTCCTCACCAAGCTCCAAACAAGAACTTTCCTTTCCAGGCACCAACGCGCTGAAGCCCAATCAGGTCGGAGAGACGGTGCTGTACGGAATACCCATCGTGTCTTTGGTAATCGACGGCCAGGAGAGACTTTGCCTGGCGCAGATCTCTAACACTTTGCTGAAGAATTACAGCTATAACGAAATACACAATCGACGCGTGGCGCTTGGGATCACGTGCGTCCAGTGCACCCCGGTCCAGCTGGAGATCCTGCGCAGAGCAGGAGCCATGCCGATTTCCTCCCGGCGCTGTGGGATGATAACTAAACGCGAGGCCGAGAGACTCTGCAAATCGTTCCTCGGAGCTCATTCTCCTCCCAAACTCCCAGAAAATTTTGCTTTTGACGTGTCGCACGAGTGCGCATGGGGGAGTCGAGGAAGCTTCATCCCGGCCAGATATAACAGCTCCAGGGCCAAGTGCATCAAGTGCTCCTACTGCAACATGTATTTTTCCCCCAATAAATTCATATTTCACTCGCATCGCACGCCGGAGTCCAAATACACACAGCCGGATGCGGCTAATTTCAATTCGTGGAGGCGCCACCTGAAATTAACAGATAAAAGCAGCGCCACTGAAATATTACACGCGTGGGAAGATGTGAAGGCCATGTTCAACGGGGGCAGCCGCAAGAGGACGCTGCCAGGGAGCGGGTCCCCTCCAGTAAAATCGCACGGGTCAAACGTGCGTCGAGACTCCCCCGAGATACCCCCAAAAATTCTGAACTGCGAGGACAGCCGGGGTGGCATGGCGAGTACGCGCAGCTACCCGGTCATCCCGGTGCCAAGTAAAAGCTTTGGGATGCTGCAAAAGATCCCGCCGCCGCTCTTCCCGCATCCCTACGGTTTCCCAGCCTTCGGTTTGTGCCAGAAAAAAGAAGACGGGCTGATGGGAGAGCAAAGCAAAGGGCTGCCGGGCGTCCTGTGGCCGGCCGCCAAGGACACCACCTACCACTCCTTCCCCATGTTCTGGCCCGCCGCCGGCGCGCTGCCCATGCCTCCCTACCCGCCGGCCCAGCATAAACCCCCGCCGGACTTGCTGTGTCCCCCAAGACAGACGGACAAGGACATTTCCGAGAACAGTGACCGGAGCACGAACACGTCCAAAGACAGCCTGGTCGATAACGACCGCTGCTCCAGCACGCAGTCCACGCGCAACGAAGACGACAAGTCCGGAGACGAGGCGAGGCCGCAGGACGCGGTGACCCTCACGACCCGCAAGGTCAGCTACGTGTCTGCGTTCAGACCCGTCATCAAAGACGCGGACTGCATCGCCAAACTGTACGGCAACAGGAGCGCGTACACCGGCTACTTATCGCCAGATTTTTTAAGCGAGAGCTCCAGTTACCGATCCGTGTCCCCCTGCGTGGACAGCGAAGGCGAACCAGACGTGGACGTGGAGACGAACAAAACGGCAGAGGACGAGGACAGCCGGCCTCTGTCCTCTGTGTGTCCTCGGACTCCTCCGGGTTTGGCCCACAGTGTTTCACAAAACGAGTCGGACTCAAAGTGCGCGCTTGGGAGCGGCGTGCAGGTCGAATCCCTGAAAGCGAGTTCACACGTGGCCCAGTCCTCTGAGAGACTCACCGACACACAAATACCAGCCACTTTCACCGAA GTGTACACATCGGAGAGAGCGGAGCTGCAACAAAGGAACAGTCCGTATCAGTTCAGACCTGCCAACTATCACACGGGATTACTTCCAACACACG ATGAAGGTGCAAGTAAAGAAGAGCCGTCTTCCACAGTGGAAGAGATCGAAACGAAATGTTTTACAGAACAAAGCAGCGAGGACAACCAACGAGAACCTG GCAAGGACAAGGCAGCCAGCGCTCTGCCATCACAAAGAGACCTAGAAAATCTGGCGAAAG AAGAACTGCAGAAGCAGCTCTTAGAGCAAGTTGAACTGAGGAAAAAACTGGAACGTGAATTTCAACATTTGAAAG ACAATTTTCAAGATCAAATGAAACGGGAACTTTCCTACAGGGAGGAGATGGTTCAGCAGCTTCATATTGTCAGAG AAGCTCACGACGCATTACACCATTTTTCATGTAAGATGTTGACTCCTCGCCACTGCACTGGATCCTGCTCTTTCAAATCGCCTCTACTGCCCCCCTGA